One window of the Sphaerochaeta associata genome contains the following:
- a CDS encoding carbohydrate ABC transporter permease — protein sequence MGISNYIKLFSDIRVWAAVQRTFIWTFFNVGSALLLGLGSALLLSGGFRGSGFIKSLVLIPWVLPSVITGYIWSLMLQEDAGIISYCLKLLQIVPKDFSWFRTGATSMAAAIMANTWRAFPFFTLMLFAKLNTIPQDHVEAATIEGANRKQLFRYVTFPYIKSTIITCTYLCFIWSFNAYDILKVMTNGGPAELTTTMSIMVQREAFQYYEISNASTMSVIMFFLMVGIIVIVNLAGKLLRKVRHV from the coding sequence GTGGGCATTTCCAATTACATCAAGTTGTTTTCAGATATCCGAGTATGGGCAGCTGTTCAGCGGACATTTATTTGGACGTTCTTCAATGTTGGTAGTGCACTTCTTCTTGGTCTTGGTTCTGCACTATTGCTCAGCGGAGGCTTTCGAGGTTCAGGGTTTATTAAATCACTTGTGCTGATTCCTTGGGTCCTTCCTTCAGTCATCACCGGGTATATCTGGTCTCTCATGCTGCAGGAAGATGCGGGAATCATAAGCTATTGTCTCAAGTTGCTTCAAATCGTTCCGAAGGACTTTTCATGGTTCAGAACCGGTGCGACTTCCATGGCAGCGGCCATTATGGCCAATACCTGGCGAGCTTTTCCATTTTTTACCTTAATGTTGTTTGCAAAGCTCAACACAATTCCTCAAGATCATGTCGAAGCAGCAACCATAGAAGGTGCAAACCGAAAACAATTATTTCGATATGTCACATTCCCTTATATCAAGTCGACGATAATTACTTGTACTTATTTGTGTTTTATTTGGTCGTTCAACGCGTATGATATCTTAAAAGTAATGACAAATGGAGGCCCAGCTGAACTGACAACAACTATGTCGATAATGGTACAACGTGAAGCGTTTCAGTATTATGAGATCAGCAATGCATCGACAATGAGTGTCATAATGTTTTTCTTGATGGTCGGTATCATCGTCATAGTCAATCTTGCTGGAAAACTGTTAAGGAAGGTAAGGCATGTCTAG
- a CDS encoding ABC transporter substrate-binding protein — protein sequence MRMMRKTLSVTLVLMLVAGVIFAAGSKETTSSLKPQKIRVLLWDSTFNSNILPNEIEAKFEAVYPDYDVEFEKVAYDSLDKQILLAHASGNDYDVIQVITTSLNPLYAGGVLAPMDSLLAKTNLDFSTWSPAAIAAGKIKGQVFGLPFDPDCRILAYNVNILNQIGLSAPQTTNDMLTIARTAYEKLGVYAMAGQISKNVFCMYDLGGFMLSFDAKVYDEVDGKYVAQLNTPQALEFLKWAVEMYKYMPKDTNINDTLARSMFAQGKVAMLWWTPSQIKSVIPQFPNRKDLEFSVMPMGPTGVRGSAMGGYHWGIGAGSKNKEAAMTFLEFVLQPENQALIARGLPADTNAFDYPPYNVSDYDMFREQLASSAYPAPLISVFTRIAETWNRRFQEALLGIVTPEAAVRLGQIEVQEILDGFNKDLK from the coding sequence ATGAGAATGATGAGAAAAACTCTCAGCGTCACTTTGGTTTTGATGCTTGTAGCAGGGGTCATCTTTGCTGCTGGATCAAAAGAGACTACTAGTTCCTTAAAACCGCAGAAGATACGAGTCTTGCTTTGGGATTCGACATTCAACTCAAACATATTACCGAACGAGATTGAAGCAAAGTTTGAAGCGGTATATCCTGATTATGATGTGGAATTCGAGAAAGTTGCATATGACAGTCTCGACAAGCAGATCTTGCTGGCACATGCTTCTGGCAACGATTATGATGTCATTCAGGTAATAACTACTTCATTGAACCCGTTGTATGCCGGTGGCGTTCTTGCCCCTATGGATTCACTTCTGGCAAAAACTAATTTGGATTTTTCCACGTGGTCCCCGGCAGCTATAGCTGCTGGCAAGATCAAAGGACAGGTTTTTGGGCTTCCATTTGACCCAGATTGTCGTATTTTGGCCTATAATGTAAACATCCTTAATCAAATAGGATTGTCCGCTCCTCAGACCACCAATGATATGCTTACCATCGCTAGGACTGCTTATGAGAAGCTCGGCGTATATGCAATGGCAGGTCAAATTAGTAAGAATGTTTTTTGCATGTATGATCTAGGTGGATTCATGCTCAGTTTCGATGCAAAGGTGTATGACGAAGTAGACGGCAAGTATGTTGCCCAGCTTAATACTCCTCAGGCGCTTGAGTTCTTGAAGTGGGCGGTTGAGATGTACAAGTATATGCCAAAAGATACGAACATCAATGATACTTTGGCTCGTTCAATGTTTGCTCAAGGCAAGGTGGCGATGTTATGGTGGACGCCTTCTCAAATCAAGAGTGTCATTCCTCAGTTCCCCAACCGCAAAGATCTCGAGTTCTCCGTCATGCCAATGGGACCGACTGGAGTTCGTGGATCTGCCATGGGTGGCTATCATTGGGGGATTGGCGCTGGTTCAAAGAACAAGGAAGCAGCAATGACTTTCCTCGAATTTGTCCTGCAACCGGAAAATCAAGCTCTGATAGCAAGAGGCCTGCCGGCTGATACGAATGCGTTCGATTATCCTCCATATAATGTATCTGACTACGATATGTTCCGTGAGCAACTTGCCAGCAGTGCCTATCCTGCTCCCCTGATTTCTGTCTTCACTCGCATTGCAGAAACTTGGAACCGCCGTTTTCAGGAAGCTCTGTTGGGTATTGTTACTCCAGAAGCAGCCGTCCGACTAGGCCAAATCGAAGTCCAGGAAATCCTTGATGGATTCAACAAAGATCTGAAATAA
- a CDS encoding IS1634 family transposase, whose translation MAYAVTRNELKSGDTIYYINTVSRIPGEKTKRKTVMVEKYSANELRELGEQDPQAYVNRRADELREMSRNVVRTMNYQVDFTIRLSLSGEGDLQVSDDCRNLGFAAYSRLYHRLELDEFVNNRRRYLDCGFNINVIFQHLLYSRCLWPASKKNTWEHKDRFFGDTGYGLQDVYRSMDRLLQWRTDLLKHLDAKVKEKFGRRDTVVFYDVTNYYFERDEADDEDGLRAKGPCKEHRPEPIIQMGLFMDELSIPIAYELFRGNTNDCETLPQAMDNSIIDFSDSRKIVVADKGMMSYYNIMKIRDARNGYVISQSIRKSDSQTKEFALSCEGWERTLDDNGNVVSMIKERTIPKRASAYGDMDDSRHSGIYNERQVFIWSRKYSDRAKRERQAVVEKALQSEGKRSKEFKDSSYGKSKYLRKSPVKAGELVQADWCLYEFDAARLEEDEKYDGYYLICTNVIGVEDESGINPDKPSGHAYYRDSDGFLVLNHVVPASEIADIYGGLWKIEETFKVTKTGMLSLRPVFHSRQDRIRAHFLICFISLVLERLLELQLGWQYSAKSIQESLSSFNALQLANSNIYQVAYYDVIVDTILKTLDIDISRKFLQQSDIRRIIGQTKKKDYEG comes from the coding sequence ATGGCCTACGCAGTAACCAGGAACGAGCTCAAGAGCGGCGATACGATCTATTACATCAACACCGTCAGCAGAATCCCGGGGGAGAAGACCAAGCGCAAGACGGTCATGGTGGAGAAGTACTCCGCCAACGAACTGCGGGAACTCGGCGAGCAGGACCCGCAGGCCTATGTGAACCGAAGGGCCGACGAGCTACGCGAGATGTCCAGGAATGTCGTCAGGACGATGAACTACCAGGTCGACTTCACCATCAGGCTCAGCCTTTCCGGGGAGGGCGACCTGCAGGTTTCCGACGACTGCAGGAACCTCGGGTTCGCCGCCTACTCGAGGCTGTACCACCGCCTGGAGCTTGACGAGTTCGTCAACAACCGGCGCAGGTACCTGGACTGCGGGTTCAACATCAACGTCATCTTCCAGCACCTGCTCTACTCGCGATGCCTGTGGCCGGCCTCCAAGAAAAACACCTGGGAGCACAAGGATCGGTTTTTCGGCGACACGGGCTACGGCCTGCAGGACGTCTACCGGAGCATGGACCGCCTGCTGCAATGGAGGACCGACCTGCTGAAGCACCTGGACGCCAAGGTGAAGGAGAAGTTCGGAAGACGGGACACGGTGGTGTTCTACGACGTCACCAACTACTACTTCGAGCGGGACGAGGCCGACGACGAGGACGGGCTGAGGGCCAAGGGCCCCTGCAAGGAGCACCGGCCCGAGCCCATCATCCAGATGGGCCTGTTCATGGACGAGCTTTCCATTCCCATCGCCTACGAGCTGTTCAGGGGCAACACCAACGACTGTGAGACGCTTCCACAGGCCATGGACAACAGCATCATCGACTTTTCCGACAGCAGGAAGATCGTGGTGGCGGACAAGGGGATGATGAGCTACTACAACATCATGAAGATCCGGGATGCACGGAACGGGTATGTGATCAGCCAGTCGATACGCAAGTCCGACTCACAGACCAAGGAGTTCGCGCTCTCGTGCGAGGGGTGGGAGCGTACGCTGGACGACAACGGCAACGTGGTGTCGATGATCAAGGAGAGGACGATCCCCAAGAGGGCCTCTGCATACGGCGATATGGATGACAGCAGGCATTCGGGAATCTACAACGAGAGGCAGGTGTTCATCTGGAGCAGGAAGTACAGCGACAGGGCGAAGCGCGAACGGCAGGCGGTGGTCGAGAAGGCGCTCCAGTCCGAGGGAAAACGGTCGAAGGAATTCAAGGACTCCAGCTACGGCAAGAGCAAGTACCTGAGAAAGAGCCCCGTCAAGGCGGGGGAGCTGGTACAGGCCGACTGGTGCCTCTACGAGTTCGACGCCGCGAGGCTGGAGGAGGACGAGAAGTACGACGGCTACTACCTCATCTGCACCAACGTCATCGGGGTCGAGGACGAATCCGGGATAAACCCGGACAAGCCGTCCGGCCATGCATACTACCGGGATTCGGACGGGTTTTTGGTGCTCAACCATGTGGTGCCGGCCTCGGAGATAGCGGACATCTACGGAGGGCTGTGGAAGATCGAGGAGACGTTCAAGGTCACCAAGACGGGGATGTTGTCGTTGAGGCCGGTGTTCCACAGCAGGCAGGACAGGATCAGGGCCCACTTCCTTATCTGTTTCATTTCCCTGGTCCTGGAAAGGCTGCTGGAGCTGCAGCTCGGCTGGCAGTACTCGGCCAAGTCGATACAGGAGTCGCTTTCCAGCTTCAACGCCCTGCAGCTTGCAAACTCAAACATCTACCAGGTCGCATACTATGACGTGATAGTCGACACCATACTCAAGACCCTGGATATAGACATATCAAGGAAGTTCCTGCAGCAGTCGGACATCAGAAGAATCATCGGGCAGACCAAGAAAAAAGATTACGAAGGCTAA
- a CDS encoding IS4 family transposase, which produces MLRDFTNNTDAITSQVSAFSQRFKVGAILRHCGAHKQKGIEVRKVFSYLSTLLFCGISMNRDQKTRKYGNMVKKDTSHRFLQSMKMDWNRFLSLLAKEIIDKDFRPICRNDCKGVQKPFFLVADDSSYCRNRSKKVELSAKNWDHALKRYYKGFRMLTLAWTDGVSVLPVSFCNMSTCDDTKVLRGSKGLTAKEKETFGFKIRKLAKQKMNDTLLDLLDVAAAANLQARYLLCDKWFANPVTIFAIRDKGYEVICMLKNSSTYYLYKGERRKLSQIFRMCAKEERLQRKLDRKAGNDDSKGRKFLFSAAISLINKDEKPNQESKIVFVRNRNKKSEYLAILCTDNSLSEDQIVEYYCSRWGIETMFHTCKSFLRLQKSTQSLDYSEIHASTAIVMFQYAMLSWLNRQNSDEIGFGELFYQLLEEVQDTALFHAIELVLTLFVETLASEYAMPPGKLNEAMNKFLKQLPERLKTCLDLAA; this is translated from the coding sequence ATGTTGAGGGATTTTACCAACAATACCGATGCCATTACAAGTCAAGTCAGTGCTTTTTCCCAGAGATTTAAAGTCGGAGCCATCCTTCGCCATTGTGGTGCACACAAACAAAAGGGCATAGAAGTCCGGAAGGTCTTCTCCTACCTGTCTACCCTGCTGTTCTGTGGAATATCCATGAACAGGGATCAAAAAACCCGCAAGTACGGGAACATGGTGAAAAAGGATACAAGCCATCGGTTCCTCCAATCCATGAAGATGGACTGGAACCGGTTCCTTTCCCTGTTGGCCAAAGAGATCATCGACAAGGATTTCCGCCCGATATGCCGCAACGATTGCAAGGGAGTGCAAAAGCCTTTTTTCCTGGTGGCCGATGACAGCAGCTACTGTCGCAACAGGTCCAAGAAGGTGGAGCTGAGCGCCAAGAACTGGGACCATGCCCTCAAACGCTACTACAAGGGATTCAGGATGCTTACCCTTGCCTGGACCGATGGCGTATCGGTCCTTCCCGTATCTTTTTGCAATATGAGCACATGCGACGATACGAAGGTGCTCAGGGGATCCAAAGGGCTTACCGCCAAAGAAAAGGAAACCTTTGGCTTCAAGATACGCAAGCTGGCAAAACAGAAGATGAACGACACGCTGCTGGACCTTCTGGATGTCGCTGCAGCGGCGAATCTCCAGGCCCGGTACCTGCTGTGCGACAAGTGGTTCGCCAACCCCGTCACCATCTTCGCCATCAGAGACAAGGGATACGAGGTGATCTGCATGCTGAAAAACTCCTCCACCTATTATCTCTACAAGGGAGAAAGGAGAAAGCTCAGCCAGATTTTCCGCATGTGCGCCAAGGAGGAGAGGCTCCAGCGCAAACTGGACCGAAAGGCCGGAAATGACGACTCGAAAGGCAGGAAATTCCTGTTCTCCGCTGCCATCTCACTGATCAACAAGGATGAGAAACCCAACCAAGAATCGAAAATCGTGTTCGTCAGGAACAGGAACAAGAAGAGTGAATACCTGGCGATTCTCTGCACAGACAACAGCCTGTCAGAGGACCAGATAGTTGAATATTACTGCAGCCGATGGGGGATAGAAACAATGTTCCATACCTGCAAGTCATTCCTGCGCCTGCAAAAGAGCACCCAATCGCTGGATTATTCAGAAATCCATGCCAGCACCGCCATAGTCATGTTCCAATATGCGATGCTCTCCTGGCTGAACCGCCAGAACTCTGATGAAATAGGTTTCGGTGAACTGTTCTACCAACTCCTGGAAGAGGTCCAAGATACTGCTCTCTTTCATGCCATTGAACTGGTGTTGACATTGTTCGTCGAGACCCTCGCTTCTGAATATGCCATGCCACCGGGAAAGCTCAATGAAGCGATGAACAAATTCCTCAAGCAACTGCCTGAGAGGCTGAAAACCTGTCTGGATCTAGCTGCTTAG
- a CDS encoding FGGY family carbohydrate kinase: protein MNCHVGIDIGTTNTKCLVMDTNGTIVLRLTDKTPKHLIHSLEFFDVHRIDSLIDSFITEVQSKYSIRSIGYSSIGESVIPIKNGKICFDCPLWSVASITSTPHQRDIMKQYCGFENTGTVHNGLFSLDKILWMRDHFQECREVDLWLPMTAYQVYRKTGEGVWDYTQASRSYMFNVHTKQWIVPLLEAFNMKEPGRLAMIGTAVSGKDGIVHGIGGHDHMVGLFGIEKIFSQDGKSIPLFYDSMGTSAVLTMISGSESHVDISDHITYNPTGGCLLPGFSQDSFILTRSFRMFGSLLAYVKRIGQQGISNYQFQDINEMLLQCIPTQCRTLITCDGDFILGTTGTGEVNFHNVDLNGDITSLLHNTYLYLASLTKLMQDDLYRFSTTKKALTFISGGGITDNTLFMEYLATACNCRITVLPTAEISALGALIVGLVACKDDTMLKIVSNLQERCTFVEPSLRLKPAIKDARIQYLKLRETMKS from the coding sequence ATGAACTGTCATGTTGGAATCGACATTGGGACTACAAATACAAAATGTCTAGTCATGGATACGAATGGGACAATCGTACTACGGTTGACAGATAAGACTCCGAAACATCTCATTCACTCTCTTGAATTCTTTGATGTACATAGAATTGATTCTTTGATTGATTCGTTTATCACTGAAGTCCAAAGTAAGTATTCAATCCGTTCCATTGGTTATTCGAGTATCGGGGAAAGTGTCATCCCTATCAAAAATGGCAAAATCTGTTTCGACTGTCCTCTGTGGAGTGTTGCGAGCATCACATCTACACCACACCAACGCGATATCATGAAACAGTACTGTGGTTTTGAAAACACCGGTACCGTCCATAATGGATTATTCTCTTTGGACAAGATTCTATGGATGAGAGATCATTTCCAAGAATGCCGGGAAGTAGACCTGTGGCTTCCGATGACAGCCTACCAAGTATATCGCAAGACTGGTGAAGGAGTATGGGACTATACTCAAGCTTCCCGTTCTTATATGTTCAATGTTCATACAAAACAGTGGATAGTACCTTTGTTGGAGGCCTTCAATATGAAGGAACCTGGACGGCTTGCAATGATAGGGACCGCAGTATCAGGAAAAGACGGAATAGTCCATGGTATTGGGGGACATGATCATATGGTTGGCCTCTTTGGAATTGAAAAGATCTTCTCTCAGGATGGAAAATCCATTCCTCTTTTCTATGATTCCATGGGAACTTCTGCCGTATTGACCATGATTTCAGGATCTGAAAGCCATGTTGATATTTCCGACCATATAACTTACAACCCAACAGGAGGTTGTCTGCTTCCAGGCTTTTCTCAAGATTCTTTCATTCTCACAAGATCATTTAGAATGTTTGGAAGCTTACTTGCGTATGTTAAGCGTATAGGACAACAGGGAATTTCTAACTACCAGTTTCAGGACATCAATGAAATGTTATTACAATGCATTCCTACGCAATGCCGCACACTCATCACATGTGATGGAGACTTCATCCTTGGAACAACGGGAACCGGGGAGGTAAATTTCCATAATGTGGATTTGAACGGAGACATTACAAGTCTTCTGCACAATACATATTTGTACCTAGCAAGCCTTACCAAATTAATGCAGGACGACCTTTATAGATTCTCCACGACAAAAAAAGCACTGACCTTCATCAGTGGAGGAGGAATAACTGATAATACGCTGTTCATGGAATACCTGGCTACGGCATGTAATTGTCGTATTACGGTTTTACCTACAGCTGAGATCAGTGCTCTTGGAGCTTTGATAGTCGGATTGGTAGCTTGTAAGGATGATACAATGTTAAAGATTGTCTCCAATCTCCAAGAAAGATGTACCTTCGTTGAACCATCCCTCCGGTTGAAACCTGCGATCAAAGATGCACGAATTCAATATCTGAAGCTTCGTGAAACAATGAAAAGCTAG
- a CDS encoding IS66 family transposase, with protein MTNEEELTRLRMRVTELEKANAKERKKIDALDKKIGSLVKENAELSEDVQVLSRAVRAGEEKLRLSLFLRFGSSSEKYRKLFNIPVELLCKEEEGSLSEEEKKILAQAKQAVEQQCAKNETGSQETGGRNRNPESRRRGNGCGRQGFDPSYPRQRKEFMLADTCQSCGAGLVDIGSPDVHEHIDIVRNSLHIIQQARHKGYCPDCGETHDAKGVRKRTIITASAPSRFIPGGLAGDSLVAASLVDKFFYGLSVTRISKRFRNLGIELSEQNFANWHLRAGSELKPVAQAIRDYILTQPAINGDESRLQVLDEKGRSDTLDSW; from the coding sequence ATGACGAACGAAGAGGAACTCACCCGGCTGCGCATGCGCGTCACCGAGCTGGAAAAGGCGAACGCGAAGGAAAGGAAGAAGATTGACGCCCTCGACAAGAAGATCGGATCACTCGTGAAGGAGAACGCCGAGCTGAGCGAGGATGTGCAGGTCCTTTCGCGGGCGGTGCGCGCCGGCGAGGAGAAACTGCGGCTCAGCCTTTTCCTCAGGTTCGGCAGTTCCAGCGAAAAGTACCGCAAGCTCTTCAACATACCCGTAGAGCTCCTTTGCAAGGAAGAGGAAGGCTCTCTCAGCGAGGAGGAGAAGAAAATCCTCGCACAAGCCAAGCAGGCGGTTGAGCAGCAATGCGCCAAGAACGAGACTGGATCACAGGAAACGGGGGGCAGGAACAGAAACCCCGAAAGCCGCAGGCGCGGCAACGGCTGCGGCCGGCAGGGTTTCGACCCCTCATATCCCAGGCAGCGCAAGGAATTCATGCTTGCCGACACGTGCCAGAGCTGCGGCGCAGGCCTTGTCGACATCGGCAGCCCCGACGTGCATGAGCACATCGACATCGTGCGCAACAGCCTGCACATCATCCAGCAGGCAAGGCACAAGGGCTACTGTCCCGATTGCGGCGAGACCCATGACGCCAAAGGCGTCAGGAAACGCACCATCATCACCGCCTCGGCCCCCAGTCGCTTCATCCCCGGAGGCCTTGCCGGCGACAGCCTCGTCGCCGCATCCCTGGTCGACAAGTTCTTCTACGGATTGTCCGTCACCAGGATATCGAAGCGGTTCAGGAACCTTGGCATCGAGCTGAGCGAGCAGAACTTTGCGAACTGGCACCTGCGGGCCGGTTCGGAGCTGAAACCCGTGGCGCAGGCGATCAGGGACTACATACTCACCCAGCCTGCAATAAACGGAGACGAATCGAGACTGCAAGTCCTTGACGAGAAAGGGCGCAGCGACACCCTCGATTCCTGGTGA
- the tnpB gene encoding IS66 family insertion sequence element accessory protein TnpB (TnpB, as the term is used for proteins encoded by IS66 family insertion elements, is considered an accessory protein, since TnpC, encoded by a neighboring gene, is a DDE family transposase.) has translation MSLPFDTSLEGKKIFLRVGATDFRRGVRGMVSLVVGAMNMSMDEQSMFVFCSTNRKQMRIVYCEGAGCWMLCRSIRYGCYCWPMDKSSAAQMTEGQLRDLLSDPVPLEQLKARALVTRMDLHI, from the coding sequence ATGAGCCTGCCGTTCGACACGAGCCTGGAGGGAAAGAAGATCTTCCTCAGGGTAGGGGCCACCGATTTTCGTCGGGGGGTCCGCGGCATGGTATCGCTGGTGGTGGGAGCGATGAACATGAGCATGGACGAGCAGTCGATGTTCGTGTTCTGCTCAACCAACAGGAAGCAGATGCGCATCGTCTACTGCGAGGGGGCCGGGTGCTGGATGCTCTGCAGGTCCATCCGGTATGGCTGCTATTGCTGGCCCATGGACAAGAGCTCTGCGGCACAGATGACGGAGGGACAGCTGAGGGATTTGCTGTCAGACCCCGTTCCGCTGGAACAACTCAAGGCGCGCGCACTGGTGACCCGGATGGACCTGCACATCTGA
- a CDS encoding 1-phosphofructokinase family hexose kinase — MKERGCKAMKSYKNQVLVVCLNPTFQETLVYKRLQIGEVNRTRLHRLDASGKGMNVVRVLTQLGTNCTLLSHLGGSRIQEFLELANKDKVNIVWTDSNSPIRTCITILQTEVFSTTELIQESESVQIGTEEEIRHLYTKHLKEVDAVIFSGTRSPGYSENLYAQMVKEAKDTGKFVVLDYRGEDLKRSLSMKPNIIKPNLSEFCSTFFPSYDVIAEQQDSGHLKQQVSQIMKELYDKYQTMTIITHGSKDLWAYDGVSWYEIPAKKVKAINTIGCGDAFTAGLVHAYINEQCFSQALDTALNAAALNATCITPGSLYDNSLKNFAR, encoded by the coding sequence ATGAAAGAGAGAGGTTGCAAAGCGATGAAATCATATAAGAATCAAGTATTGGTAGTCTGCCTTAATCCTACTTTCCAGGAAACTCTAGTGTATAAACGGCTCCAGATAGGTGAAGTAAACAGGACTCGATTGCATCGATTGGATGCCTCAGGAAAGGGGATGAACGTTGTTAGAGTTCTCACTCAGCTTGGAACCAATTGTACGTTGTTAAGCCACCTTGGAGGGAGTCGTATTCAAGAGTTTCTAGAACTTGCCAATAAAGATAAAGTAAATATCGTCTGGACAGATAGCAATAGTCCAATTAGAACTTGCATTACCATATTACAGACTGAAGTTTTTTCAACCACCGAGTTGATTCAAGAGTCTGAATCCGTGCAGATAGGAACAGAAGAAGAGATTAGGCATCTCTATACAAAGCACCTAAAAGAAGTAGATGCAGTAATTTTTTCAGGCACTCGTTCCCCCGGCTATTCTGAAAATCTTTACGCACAGATGGTTAAAGAGGCAAAAGATACAGGAAAATTTGTAGTATTGGATTATCGTGGCGAGGATCTTAAAAGATCCTTAAGCATGAAACCGAATATAATCAAGCCAAATCTATCGGAGTTCTGTTCAACGTTTTTTCCATCCTATGATGTGATAGCGGAACAACAAGATTCTGGGCATTTGAAGCAACAGGTTTCTCAAATTATGAAAGAGTTGTATGATAAATATCAAACAATGACAATCATAACCCACGGGTCCAAAGATCTCTGGGCTTATGATGGAGTTAGTTGGTATGAAATACCGGCAAAAAAAGTAAAGGCAATAAATACCATCGGTTGTGGCGATGCTTTCACTGCCGGGTTGGTGCATGCATATATTAATGAGCAGTGTTTTTCACAAGCACTAGATACAGCACTAAATGCAGCAGCACTTAATGCAACTTGCATAACTCCTGGCAGTCTCTATGATAATAGTTTGAAAAATTTTGCAAGGTAG
- a CDS encoding Cof-type HAD-IIB family hydrolase codes for MQSSIITTILMDLDGTLLSSHKTILPYTRNVLMEVKRRGILLGFASGRSAVSAQAYTQSISSQLPLTVFNGSIIIDPDSNGKLYSVHLDDFIVFQLIKITRNTALRLHLYTENQVYLDMEDSLLYKQLDPIAYETCQPISNAFMKSEPIVKAMITGRETESLGQDLLGELAHRYPESFTAVSTFKNHIEIMNSKANKRNGLDLISKRMNIPLSSMLAFGDAENDREMLMSVGWGVAMGNSSNLLKACVDDVTADNDNDGIGHYLAKFFKLLS; via the coding sequence ATGCAATCATCAATAATTACAACAATACTCATGGATTTGGATGGGACATTGCTGTCTTCCCATAAAACAATACTTCCCTATACAAGAAACGTGCTTATGGAGGTAAAGCGCAGAGGCATATTGCTTGGATTTGCATCAGGGAGAAGCGCTGTTTCTGCACAAGCCTATACCCAATCAATTTCATCTCAATTACCACTTACTGTATTCAACGGATCAATAATTATTGACCCAGATTCGAATGGGAAGCTATATTCGGTTCACCTTGATGACTTCATTGTTTTTCAACTTATTAAGATTACAAGAAATACAGCATTAAGACTTCATCTCTATACAGAGAACCAGGTCTATTTAGATATGGAGGATTCTCTTCTTTATAAACAATTGGATCCAATTGCATATGAAACATGCCAGCCGATCAGCAATGCATTTATGAAAAGTGAACCTATTGTCAAGGCAATGATCACAGGCAGAGAAACAGAGAGTCTCGGTCAGGACTTGCTTGGTGAGTTAGCTCATAGGTATCCAGAATCCTTTACAGCTGTCTCGACTTTTAAGAACCATATTGAAATTATGAATAGCAAGGCAAATAAGAGAAATGGTCTTGATCTCATTTCTAAAAGAATGAATATTCCGCTTTCCTCGATGCTTGCTTTTGGGGATGCAGAAAATGATCGTGAAATGCTTATGTCTGTGGGCTGGGGAGTGGCAATGGGCAATAGTTCAAATTTATTGAAAGCCTGCGTAGATGATGTAACTGCGGATAATGACAATGACGGTATAGGTCACTACCTTGCAAAATTTTTCAAACTATTATCATAG